The Tripterygium wilfordii isolate XIE 37 chromosome 17, ASM1340144v1, whole genome shotgun sequence genome has a window encoding:
- the LOC119982777 gene encoding protein PELPK2 isoform X5 — protein MACCKYFLMAFFIAFAFSSIDVGLAARNLLQIPNLPPLPTIPSLPQPTIPTIPSLPQPTIPTIPSLPQPTIPTIPSLPRPSLPPLPSIPNMPTIPKVTFPPLPSIPSIPNIPTTIPSIPFFTPPPSTTSP, from the exons ATGGCCTGTTGCAAGTACTTCTTGATGGCTTTCTTCattgcttttgcattttccagCATCGACGTCGGCCTGGCGGCTCGCAATCTTCTGCAGATACCAAATTTGCCTCCTCTGC CAACTATTCCATCGCTGCCACAACCCACAATACCAACTATTCCATCGCTGCCACAACCCACAATACCAACTATTCCATCGCTGCCACAACCCACAATACCAACTATTCCATCACTGCCACGACCATCTCTGCCTCCACTTCCTAGTATCCCCAATATGCCTACTATTCCAAAGGTCACATTTCCACCATTGCCGAGCATACCTTCTATTCCCAACATTCCAACTACCATTCCCTCCATTCCATTCTTCACTCCACCACCATCTACCACAAGCCCTTGA
- the LOC119982777 gene encoding protein PELPK1 isoform X7 — MACCKYFLMAFFIAFAFSSIDVGLAARNLLQIPNLPPLPTIPSLPQPTIPTIPSLPQPTIPTIPSLPRPSLPPLPSIPNMPTIPKVTFPPLPSIPSIPNIPTTIPSIPFFTPPPSTTSP, encoded by the exons ATGGCCTGTTGCAAGTACTTCTTGATGGCTTTCTTCattgcttttgcattttccagCATCGACGTCGGCCTGGCGGCTCGCAATCTTCTGCAGATACCAAATTTGCCTCCTCTGC CAACTATTCCATCGCTGCCACAACCCACAATACCAACTATTCCATCGCTGCCACAACCCACAATACCAACTATTCCATCACTGCCACGACCATCTCTGCCTCCACTTCCTAGTATCCCCAATATGCCTACTATTCCAAAGGTCACATTTCCACCATTGCCGAGCATACCTTCTATTCCCAACATTCCAACTACCATTCCCTCCATTCCATTCTTCACTCCACCACCATCTACCACAAGCCCTTGA
- the LOC119982777 gene encoding protein PELPK1 isoform X1, producing the protein MACCKYFLMAFFIAFAFSSIDVGLAARNLLQIPNLPPLPNIPSLPQPTIPTIPSLPQPTIPTIPSLPQPTIPTIPSLPQPTIPTIPSLPQPTIPTIPSLPRPSLPPLPSIPNMPTIPKVTFPPLPSIPSIPNIPTTIPSIPFFTPPPSTTSP; encoded by the coding sequence ATGGCCTGTTGCAAGTACTTCTTGATGGCTTTCTTCattgcttttgcattttccagCATCGACGTCGGCCTGGCGGCTCGCAATCTTCTGCAGATACCAAATTTGCCTCCTCTGCCAAATATTCCATCGCTGCCACAACCCACAATACCAACTATTCCATCACTGCCACAACCCACAATACCAACTATTCCATCGCTGCCACAACCCACAATACCAACTATTCCATCGCTGCCACAACCCACAATACCAACTATTCCATCGCTGCCACAACCCACAATACCAACTATTCCATCACTGCCACGACCATCTCTGCCTCCACTTCCTAGTATCCCCAATATGCCTACTATTCCAAAGGTCACATTTCCACCATTGCCGAGCATACCTTCTATTCCCAACATTCCAACTACCATTCCCTCCATTCCATTCTTCACTCCACCACCATCTACCACAAGCCCTTGA
- the LOC119982824 gene encoding heterogeneous nuclear ribonucleoprotein Q-like encodes MAEGTGVDERVDLDEENYMEEMDDDGEEQLDEDGVDDTGDGDVEDKPGEEEDDMKAEADEKEQSPGVDRRQVDIEPVEEEEKPTSSANEEDKEEHAELLAIPPNGSEVFIGGLPKDIVEEDLRDLCEPVGEIFEIRMMKDRDTGENKGYAFVAFKSKEVAQKAIKELHSKDFKGKTLRCSLSETKNRLFIGNVPKSWSEDEFRKIIEDVGPGVETIELIKDPQISGRNRGFAFILYYNHACADYSRQKMLNASFKLDGNTPTVTWADPKGTPEQSSAAAQVKALYVKNIPENTTTDQLKEMFQRHGEVTKVVMPPGKAGKRDFGFINYAERSSALKAVKDTEKYEIDGQLLEVVLAKPQTDKKSDGATAYPHNTGLHSNHLPHSGYGGFGNPYGSVSAGYGVTPNFQQPVIYGRGPMPTGMQMVPMVLPDGRIGYVLQQPGMQMPQPRPRRVDRSNGLNGQPGRAGSSGSDDGNRGRRYRPY; translated from the exons ATGGCAGAGGGAACAGGAGTTGATGAGCGTGTGGATCTCGATGAGGAAAACTATATGGAAGAGATGGATGATGATGGTGAAGAACAACTAGATGAAGATGGAGTAGATGATACTGGTGACGGAGATGTTGAAGACAAGCCTGGAGAGGAAGAGGATGATATGAAAGCGGAGGCTGATGAGAAAGAGCAATCCCCCGGAGTGGATAGAAGACAAGTTGACATTGAAcctgttgaagaagaagaaaagcctACTTCCTCTGCTAATGAAGAAGACAAAGAGGAGCATGCTGAATTACTTGCGATTCCTCCTAATGGTTCCGAAGTTTTCATTGGCGGACTTCCTAAAGATATTGTGGAAGAAGACTTGAGAGATCTTTGTGAACCAGTAGGCGAGATTTTTGAG ATAAGGATGATGAAAGATAGGGATACTGGTGAAAACAAAGGTTATGCCTTTGTAGCTTTCAAATCAAAGGAAGTTGCACAAAAGGCCATTAAAGAATTACATAGTAAAGATTTTAAG GGTAAAACCTTAAGGTGCTCACTCTCTGAAACTAAAAACAGATTATTCATTGGTAATGTTCCAAAGAGCTGGTCAGAGGATGAGTTTAGAAAAATCATAGAGGATGTTGGTCCTGGAGTTGAAACCATAGAGCTCATAAAG GATCCCCAAATTTCAGGCAGAAATCGtggttttgcttttattttgtaTTACAACCATGCCTGTGCTGATTATTCAAGGCAGAAAATGTTGAATGCAAGTTTTAAGCTGGATGGAAATACCCCAACAGTGACGTGGGCTGATCCCAAAGGTACACCTGAACAGTCTTCTGCTGCTGCTCAG GTGAAGGCTCTGTATGTGAAAAACATACCCGAGAACACTACGACTGATCAACTGAAAGAAATGTTCCAGCGCCATGGAGAAGTGACAAAAGTTGTAATGCCCCCTGGAAAAGCGGGCAAACGGGATTTTGGGTTCATCAATTATGCTGAAAGGTCTAGTGCATTGAAGGCTGTTAAAGATACCGAGAAATACGAAATTGATG GCCAATTGTTGGAGGTTGTTCTAGCAAAGCCACAAACTGATAAAAAGTCAGATGGTGCTACTGCTTATCCTCACAACACCGGGCTGCATTCAAATCATCTTCCGCATTCAGGATATGGTGGTTTTGGGAATCCATATGGCTCTGTAAGTGCTGGCTATGGTGTTACCCCGAATTTTCAACAG CCAGTAATATATGGGAGGGGGCCAATGCCAACGGGAATGCAGATGGTGCCAATGGTCCTACCAGATGGTCGAATTGGTTATGTTCT CCAGCAGCCTGGAATGCAGATGCCACAGCCTCGACCTCGGAGAGTTGACAGGAGCAATGGTCTAAATGGACAGCCGGGACGAGCTGGAAGTAGTGGTAGTGATGATGGCAATCGTGGCAGAAGGTATCGACCATACTAA
- the LOC119982778 gene encoding 60S acidic ribosomal protein P1-3-like, which translates to MSISEAACTYAAVILFDDGIPITAEKIATLVKAAGVKVESYWPGLFAKLAEKRNLGHLIMNVGASGGGAVAVAAAPAAAGGAPDAAAPAAEEKKKEEPAEESDDDMGFSLFD; encoded by the exons ATGTCAATTTCAGAGGCTGCTTGTACTTACGCCGCCGTCATACTCTTTGATGATGGCATTCCTATCACC GCTGAGAAGATCGCAACGTTGGTTAAAGCTGCTGGTGTGAAGGTTGAATCATATTGGCCAGGTTTGTTTGCAAAGCTTGCTGAGAAGCGGAACCTGGGGCATCTCATAATGAATGTAGGAGCTTCTGGTGGTGGTGCCGTTGCAGTTGCAGCTGCCCCCGCTGCCGCTGGTGGTGCTCCAGATGCCGCAGCTCCTGCTgctgaggagaagaagaag GAAGAACCAGCAGAGGAGAGTGACGATGATATGGGATTCAGCCTGTTTGATTAG
- the LOC119982777 gene encoding protein PELPK1 isoform X3 — protein MACCKYFLMAFFIAFAFSSIDVGLAARNLLQIPNLPPLPNIPSLPQPTIPTIPSLPQPTIPTIPSLPQPTIPTIPSLPQPTIPTIPSLPRPSLPPLPSIPNMPTIPKVTFPPLPSIPSIPNIPTTIPSIPFFTPPPSTTSP, from the exons ATGGCCTGTTGCAAGTACTTCTTGATGGCTTTCTTCattgcttttgcattttccagCATCGACGTCGGCCTGGCGGCTCGCAATCTTCTGCAGATACCAAATTTGCCTCCTCTGCCAAATATTCCATCGCTGCCACAACCCACAATACCAACTATTCCATCACTGCCACAACCCACAATACCAACTATTCCATCGCTGCCACAACCCACAATACCAACTATTCCATCGCTGCCACAACCCACAATAC CAACTATTCCATCACTGCCACGACCATCTCTGCCTCCACTTCCTAGTATCCCCAATATGCCTACTATTCCAAAGGTCACATTTCCACCATTGCCGAGCATACCTTCTATTCCCAACATTCCAACTACCATTCCCTCCATTCCATTCTTCACTCCACCACCATCTACCACAAGCCCTTGA
- the LOC119982777 gene encoding protein PELPK1 isoform X6 codes for MACCKYFLMAFFIAFAFSSIDVGLAARNLLQIPNLPPLPNIPSLPQPTIPTIPSLPQPTIPTIPSLPQPTIPTIPSLPRPSLPPLPSIPNMPTIPKVTFPPLPSIPSIPNIPTTIPSIPFFTPPPSTTSP; via the exons ATGGCCTGTTGCAAGTACTTCTTGATGGCTTTCTTCattgcttttgcattttccagCATCGACGTCGGCCTGGCGGCTCGCAATCTTCTGCAGATACCAAATTTGCCTCCTCTGCCAAATATTCCATCGCTGCCACAACCCACAATACCAACTATTCCATCACTGCCACAACCCACAATACCAACTATTCCATCGCTGCCACAACCCACAATAC CAACTATTCCATCACTGCCACGACCATCTCTGCCTCCACTTCCTAGTATCCCCAATATGCCTACTATTCCAAAGGTCACATTTCCACCATTGCCGAGCATACCTTCTATTCCCAACATTCCAACTACCATTCCCTCCATTCCATTCTTCACTCCACCACCATCTACCACAAGCCCTTGA
- the LOC119982322 gene encoding protein IQ-DOMAIN 1-like: MGKKGGSSWLTAVKRAFRSPTKDNDHQKSSTRRRVDRDQEEDEDKKREKRRWLFRKSGSQETVTQQTAPPNVAAETEDLSVSSAAEHRHAIAVAVATAAAAEKAVASAQAAVARFSTRPSNNHAAEHYAATVIQTAFRGYLARRALRALKGLVKLQALVRGHNVRKQAKMTLRCMQALVRVQARVLDQRVRLSQEGSRKSAFSDTNSMWESRYLQGLSDRRSMSREGSSIADDWDERPHTIEEVKAMLQNRKEAALKRDKSLSHAMSQQLWRTGRSPSIGNEQELQESTQWLNRWMPTKPWESRGRASTDQRDPIKTVEIDASQPYSYFAPKIERISPNQSHQNQRPNSHSPLHRVPQNAPITPSPSKSRPLQVRSASPRCVRDDRSYNASSQTPSLRSNYYYNGYLTNQHSSRQGTSVANGATLPSYMAATESAKARLRSQSAPKQRPSTPERERASSVKKRLSFPVPPLDPHRVGYRGYGGGHNLRSPSFKSVSGSHFGLEQESNYSSCCTDSHGCEVSPSSTTDLRRWLR; the protein is encoded by the exons ATGGGAAAGAAAGGAGGTAGCTCTTGGTTGACTGCTGTGAAAAGGGCTTTTAGATCTCCCACTAAAGATAATGACCATCAAAAGAGTAGTACCAGGAGACGCGTAGACCGTGaccaagaagaagatgaagataag AAAAGGGAGAAGAGAAGGTGGCTTTTTAGGAAATCAGGTAGTCAAGAAACGGTGACCCAACAAACGGCACCTCCGAATGTAGCCGCAGAAACAGAGGATTTGTCTGTCTCTTCAGCGGCAGAGCATAGGCATGCAATTGCTGTAGCTGTGGCCACAGCGGCTGCGGCCGAGAAGGCTGTGGCATCGGCCCAGGCAGCGGTGGCTCGTTTTAGTACTAGGCCTTCTAATAATCATGCCGCAGAACACTACGCCGCCACTGTGATTCAGACTGCTTTTAGAGGCTATCTG GCGAGAAGAGCTCTTCGAGCGCTAAAAGGACTAGTGAAGTTGCAAGCTCTGGTGAGAGGTCACAATGTGAGAAAGCAAGCCAAGATGACTCTACGATGCATGCAAGCTCTGGTTCGAGTACAGGCTCGGGTGCTCGATCAACGCGTCAGACTTTCACAAGAAGGTAGCAGGAAGTCGGCATTTAGTGACACTAATAGTATGTGGGAATCTCGGTACCTTCAAGGCCTTTCAGACAGAAGATCAATG TCAAGAGAGGGAAGTAGCATTGCAGATGATTGGGATGAACGGCCTCACACAATTGAAGAAGTTAAAGCCATGTTACAGAACAGGAAAGAAGCTGCATTGAAGCGTGATAAGAGTTTGTCCCACGCCATGTCTCAACAG TTGTGGAGAACTGGTAGGAGCCCATCAATTGGAAACGAACAAGAGCTCCAAGAAAGCACACAATGGCTTAATCGGTGGATGCCCACAAAGCCATGGGAGAGCAGAGGACGAGCTTCAACTGATCAGAGAGACCCCataaaaactgttgaaattgaTGCTTCCCAACCTTACTCATATTTTGCCCCGAAGATTGAAAGAATCAGTCCAAATCAATCtcaccaaaaccaaagacccaatTCACATTCACCACTCCATAGAGTCCCCCAAAATGCCCCTATCACACCCTCTCCCTCCAAATCTCGACCTCTGCAAGTGCGGTCCGCTAGCCCTCGCTGCGTAAGAGATGATAGAAGCTACAATGCATCATCTCAAACTCCAAGCTTGAGGTCGAATTACTACTACAATGGCTATTTAACGAATCAACATAGCAGCAGACAGGGTACTAGTGTTGCCAATGGTGCTACATTGCCAAGTTACATGGCTGCAACAGAGTCCGCCAAGGCTCGTTTGCGCTCACAAAGTGCACCGAAACAGAGGCCATCGACGCCGGAGAGAGAGCGAGCCAGTTCGGTGAAGAAACGCCTCTCTTTTCCTGTTCCTCCTCTGGATCCTCACCGAGTGGGATACAGGGGATATGGTGGTGGACATAACTTGAGGAGTCCAAGCTTTAAGAGTGTAAGTGGATCACATTTTGGGTTGGAGCAAGAGTCTAACTATTCTTCATGCTGTACGGACAGCCATGGTTGTGAAGTGTCGCCATCTTCAACTACTGATCTTCGGAGGTGGTTGAGATGA
- the LOC119982777 gene encoding protein PELPK2 isoform X4 — protein sequence MACCKYFLMAFFIAFAFSSIDVGLAARNLLQIPNLPPLPTIPSLPQPTIPTIPSLPQPTIPTIPSLPQPTIPTIPSLPRPSLPPLPSIPNMPTIPKVTFPPLPSIPSIPNIPTTIPSIPFFTPPPSTTSP from the exons ATGGCCTGTTGCAAGTACTTCTTGATGGCTTTCTTCattgcttttgcattttccagCATCGACGTCGGCCTGGCGGCTCGCAATCTTCTGCAGATACCAAATTTGCCTCCTCTGCCAA CTATTCCATCGCTGCCACAACCCACAATACCAACTATTCCATCGCTGCCACAACCCACAATACCAACTATTCCATCGCTGCCACAACCCACAATACCAACTATTCCATCACTGCCACGACCATCTCTGCCTCCACTTCCTAGTATCCCCAATATGCCTACTATTCCAAAGGTCACATTTCCACCATTGCCGAGCATACCTTCTATTCCCAACATTCCAACTACCATTCCCTCCATTCCATTCTTCACTCCACCACCATCTACCACAAGCCCTTGA
- the LOC119981940 gene encoding uncharacterized protein LOC119981940 — protein sequence MADTSEVTNNQLLELMQAMREDMSKNKQQTDARLESMSVDNAALREEFVPGSTPGGYDTSTSRGKRPATEEIQQNVNRDAPVDLTGSPRSRLPQPPRFPAAPFAGPTIASVAQAAMAKQIIELRGDIDKLTKAPPALAKINANCYTGSPFVDNIYQTDLPHRFSVPSMKLYNGTDDPEDHVAHYKLKMGAIAIPYGMHETCMCKGFGSTLTGPALRWYINLPNGSIASFEKLIETFMVRFSSSRKIHKCSDDLYRLPQRVGESLCDFLSRFNTEKVSIPYCDPGTTIQALRSCLLPDGEFYEELTKCDVRSYEEALMKATVFVCWEEDARRKPVNPPKEEKREDKRPRKDQSTFGEPSSNWRSRKSGASDYAKNCPEYPLKIHQVEAVQVLKRWAARGLRYEVDYLLKRGHLRELLSERGRAIWEKRKVDDPEALPPPPPITQTYCVISGGSEISGLSHTSAKKHEKEAANPAARMARSLGTFTNQVMVFADDEATQLLHPHYDALVLTLQVANINLKRILIDNGSSANVLFLAAYKGMGLDETLILRKSTALIGFNGEVSHLVGEVVLPIYAPGLNKQTRFSIVDSPSAYNAILGRPRLHAIRAVPSTYHLVLRYPTNNGVREILGDQQELL from the exons ATGGCTGATACCAGTGAGGTCACTAACAACCAGCTGTTGGAACTCATGCAAGCCATGAGAGAAGACATGTCAAAGAACAAACAGCAAACGGATGCGCGGTTAGAATCAATGTCGGTCGATAACGCAGCACTCCGCGAAGAG TTTGTTCCCGGGAGTACCCCCGGGGGATATGATACTTCTACTTCACGGGGTAAGAGACCTGCGACAGAAGAAATTCAGCAAAATGTTAACAGGGATGCCCCTGTAGATTTGACCGGTTCTCCAAGAAGTAGACTCCCACAGCCACCACGTTTTCCTGCTGCACCTTTCGCGGGACCCACTATCGCTTCAGTCGCCCAAGCTGCGATGGCCAAGCAGATCATCGAACTACGGGGAGATATAGATAAATTGACTAAAGCACCTCCTGCTTTGGCCAAAATTAATGCCAATTGCTATACGGGATCACCGTTTGTGGACAATATATACCAAACGGATCTGCCGCACAGGTTCAGCGTCCCGAGCATGAAGTTATATAACGGGACAGATGACCCCGAGGATCATGTGGCTCACTACAAGTTAAAGATGGGCGCTATCGCCATACCGTACGGCATGCACGAGACGTGCATGTGTAAAGGTTTTGGATCAACTCTTACCGGTCCGGCTCTGCGTTGGTACATCAACTTACCCAACGGCAGTATTGCTTCTTTCGAGAAGCTAATCGAGACGTTCATGGTGCGATTCTCGAGCAGTCGGAAGATTCATAAGTGCTCTGATGATTTATACCGACTGCCCCAACGAGTGGGAGAATCTCTCTGTGACTTCCTGTCGAGATTCAACACGGAGAAAGTATCTATACCCTATTGTGACCCAGGAACAACTATTCAAGCGCTCCGGAGTTGTTTACTCCCAGATGGGGAGTTTTATGAAGAACTCACAAAATGTGATGTTAGGAGTTACGAAGAAGCTCTGATGAAAGCTACTGTATTTGTTTGCTGGGAGGAGGATGCGAGGAGAAAGCCAGTTAATCCTCCTAAAGAAGAGAAACGAGAGGACAAACGTCCTAGGAAAGATCAATCCACCTTTGGCGAGCCCAGCAGTAACTGGCGCTCCCGCAAATCTGGAGCATCAGATTATGCGAAAAACTGTCCCGAGTACCCTCTTAAGATACACCAAGTCGAGGCTGTACAAGTCTTGAAAAGATGGGCAGCGAG AGGACTTAGATACGAAGTGGATTACCTGCTGAAAAGAGGTCACCTCAGAGAGTTGCTTTCTGAGCGCGGTAGAGCAATCTGGGAAAAGAGGAAAGTTGATGACCCAGAAGCATTGCCCCCGCCGCCACCAATTACTCAAACCTATTGTGTGATTTCTGGGGGATCAGAGATTAGTGGATTGTCCCACACCTCTGCCAAGAAGCACGAGAAGGAAGCAGCAAACCCCGCTGCTAGAATGGCACGTTCCCTTGGAACTTTCACTAATCAGGTGATGGTCTTCGCGGACGATGAAGCTACCCAACTGTTACACCcgcactatgatgctttggtgcTCACACTTCAGGTTGCAAACATCAACCTGAAGCGAATTTTAATTGACAATGGGAGTTCCGCCAATGTGTTGTTCTTGGCTGCCTACAAAGGAATGGGCCTAGATGAGACCTTGATATTACGGAAGTCAACGGCTCTTATCGGGTTCAATGGTGAGGTGAGCCATTTAGTGGGAGAAGTTGTGTTACCCATCTATGCTCCAGGGTTGAACAAGCAGACTCGGTTTTCCATCGTAGATTCACCCTCTGCTTATAATGCTATTTTAGGACGACCTCGGTTGCACGCGATACGGGCCGTACCTTCCACATATCATCTAGTCCTGCGCTATCCTACCAATAATGGCGTTAGGGAGATTTTGGGAGATCAACAGGAGTTGTTATAA
- the LOC119982777 gene encoding protein PELPK1 isoform X2: MACCKYFLMAFFIAFAFSSIDVGLAARNLLQIPNLPPLPTIPSLPQPTIPTIPSLPQPTIPTIPSLPQPTIPTIPSLPQPTIPTIPSLPRPSLPPLPSIPNMPTIPKVTFPPLPSIPSIPNIPTTIPSIPFFTPPPSTTSP; the protein is encoded by the exons ATGGCCTGTTGCAAGTACTTCTTGATGGCTTTCTTCattgcttttgcattttccagCATCGACGTCGGCCTGGCGGCTCGCAATCTTCTGCAGATACCAAATTTGCCTCCTCTGCCAA CTATTCCATCACTGCCACAACCCACAATACCAACTATTCCATCGCTGCCACAACCCACAATACCAACTATTCCATCGCTGCCACAACCCACAATACCAACTATTCCATCGCTGCCACAACCCACAATACCAACTATTCCATCACTGCCACGACCATCTCTGCCTCCACTTCCTAGTATCCCCAATATGCCTACTATTCCAAAGGTCACATTTCCACCATTGCCGAGCATACCTTCTATTCCCAACATTCCAACTACCATTCCCTCCATTCCATTCTTCACTCCACCACCATCTACCACAAGCCCTTGA